One stretch of Streptomyces peucetius DNA includes these proteins:
- the zwf gene encoding glucose-6-phosphate dehydrogenase: MSQNGSQSRSQHRARRRSQGSGWANPLRDPLDRRLPRIAGPSGLVIFGVTGDLSRKKLMPAVYDLANRGLLPPGFSLVGFARREWQDQDFAEEVRQAVREHARTPFREEVWNQLSEGMRFVQGDFGDNAAFEQLKATVEDLDRSQGTGGNFAFYLSVPPKFFPEVVQQLKDHGLSDAPEGSWRRAVIEKPFGHDLTSACDLNEIVHEVFAPDEVFRIDHYLGKETVQNILALRFANTLFEPIWNRSYVDHVQITMAEDIGIGGRAGYYDGIGAARDVIQNHLLQLLALTAMEEPASFDADALVTEKLKVFKAVKVPADLARSTVRAQYAAGWQGGEKVLGYLQEEGIAPDSRTDTYAAIKLGIDNRRWAGVPFYLRTGKRLGRRVTEIAVVFQRAPHSPFDSSATEELGENALVIRVQPDEGVTVRFGSKVPGTSMELRDVTMDFAYGESFTESSPEAYERLILDVLLGDANLFPRTEEVEESWRILDPVEEFWDRSGEPAQYPAGTWGPAEADDMLARDGRSWRRP; the protein is encoded by the coding sequence ATGTCACAGAACGGGTCGCAGAGCAGGTCGCAGCACAGGGCGCGGCGGCGGTCGCAGGGGAGCGGCTGGGCCAACCCGCTGAGGGACCCGCTCGACCGGCGGCTGCCCCGTATCGCCGGCCCCTCCGGACTGGTGATCTTCGGGGTCACCGGTGACCTGTCGCGCAAGAAGCTCATGCCCGCCGTCTACGACCTGGCGAACCGGGGGCTGCTGCCCCCGGGCTTCTCGCTCGTCGGCTTCGCCCGCCGGGAATGGCAGGACCAGGACTTCGCCGAGGAGGTCCGCCAGGCCGTCAGGGAGCACGCCCGCACCCCCTTCCGCGAGGAGGTCTGGAACCAGCTCTCGGAGGGGATGCGCTTCGTCCAGGGCGACTTCGGCGACAACGCCGCCTTCGAGCAGCTGAAGGCCACCGTCGAGGACCTCGACAGGTCTCAGGGCACGGGCGGGAACTTCGCGTTCTATCTCTCCGTGCCGCCGAAGTTCTTTCCCGAGGTCGTCCAGCAGCTGAAGGACCACGGGCTGTCGGACGCCCCCGAGGGGTCCTGGCGCCGGGCGGTGATCGAGAAGCCGTTCGGCCACGACCTGACGAGCGCCTGCGACCTCAACGAGATCGTGCACGAGGTGTTCGCGCCCGACGAGGTCTTCCGGATCGACCACTACCTGGGCAAGGAGACGGTCCAGAACATCCTGGCGCTGCGGTTCGCGAACACGCTGTTCGAGCCGATCTGGAACCGGTCGTACGTCGACCATGTGCAGATCACGATGGCCGAGGACATCGGTATCGGCGGCCGCGCCGGGTACTACGACGGCATCGGCGCCGCCCGTGACGTGATCCAGAACCACCTCCTCCAGCTGCTGGCGCTGACCGCGATGGAGGAGCCCGCCTCCTTCGACGCGGACGCCCTCGTCACCGAGAAGCTGAAGGTCTTCAAGGCCGTCAAGGTGCCCGCCGACCTGGCCCGGTCCACCGTGCGCGCGCAGTACGCGGCGGGCTGGCAGGGCGGCGAGAAGGTCCTCGGCTACCTTCAGGAGGAGGGCATCGCCCCCGACTCGAGGACCGACACCTACGCCGCGATCAAGCTGGGGATCGACAACCGCCGCTGGGCGGGCGTCCCGTTCTATCTGCGCACCGGCAAGCGGCTCGGCCGCCGCGTCACCGAGATCGCGGTCGTCTTCCAGCGCGCCCCGCACTCGCCGTTCGACTCCAGCGCCACGGAGGAGCTCGGCGAGAACGCGCTCGTCATCCGGGTCCAGCCGGACGAGGGCGTCACGGTGCGGTTCGGCTCCAAGGTGCCGGGTACATCGATGGAGCTGCGCGACGTGACGATGGACTTCGCCTACGGGGAGTCGTTCACGGAGTCCAGCCCCGAGGCGTACGAACGCCTCATCCTCGACGTGCTGCTGGGGGACGCCAACCTCTTCCCGCGGACCGAGGAGGTGGAGGAGTCCTGGCGGATCCTCGACCCCGTCGAGGAGTTCTGGGACCGCAGCGGCGAGCCGGCGCAGTACCCGGCCGGCACCTGGGGCCCCGCCGAAGCGGACGACATGCTCGCACGAGACGGACGGAGCTGGCGCAGGCCATGA
- the opcA gene encoding glucose-6-phosphate dehydrogenase assembly protein OpcA, which produces MKTDLTDTTASKINKALVRGRREIGTPAVGMVLTLVIVTDEENAYDAIKAAGDASREHPSRTLVVIKRHARSPRERHEARLDAEVRLGSDAGAGETVLLRLHGELTQRADSVVLPLLLPDAPVVVWWPVDAPPVPAKDPLGALAQRRITDAYAVERPIEELDARAAGYEPGDTDLAWTRLTPWRSMLAAALDQARAEVVSAVVESEADNPSAELLARWFTARLKVPVEQVVTEGPVVTAVRLRTVDGEIHIDRPEGPVARLSIPGQPTRVLALKVRSTAELIAEELRRLDPDEAYAAALHAAVTAPAPEKAADTM; this is translated from the coding sequence ATGAAGACCGACCTCACCGACACCACGGCCAGCAAGATCAACAAGGCGCTCGTCCGGGGCCGCCGCGAGATCGGCACCCCGGCCGTCGGCATGGTGCTCACCCTGGTCATCGTCACCGACGAGGAGAACGCCTACGACGCCATCAAGGCGGCGGGAGACGCCTCCCGTGAACACCCCTCCCGCACCCTCGTCGTCATCAAGCGCCACGCCCGCTCGCCGCGCGAACGCCACGAGGCCCGCCTCGACGCCGAGGTGCGCCTCGGCAGCGACGCCGGAGCCGGCGAGACCGTGCTGCTGCGCCTGCACGGCGAACTCACCCAGCGCGCCGACTCGGTGGTGCTCCCGCTGCTGCTGCCCGACGCCCCCGTCGTCGTCTGGTGGCCGGTGGACGCCCCGCCCGTACCCGCCAAGGACCCGCTCGGGGCGCTCGCGCAACGGCGCATCACCGACGCGTACGCGGTGGAGCGGCCGATCGAGGAACTGGACGCCCGCGCCGCCGGGTACGAGCCGGGCGACACCGACCTCGCCTGGACCCGGCTCACGCCGTGGCGCTCCATGCTCGCCGCCGCGCTGGACCAGGCGCGGGCCGAGGTCGTCTCCGCCGTGGTCGAGAGCGAGGCCGACAATCCCAGCGCCGAGCTGCTCGCCCGCTGGTTCACCGCCCGGCTGAAGGTGCCCGTCGAACAGGTCGTCACCGAAGGGCCGGTGGTCACCGCCGTCCGGCTGCGCACCGTGGACGGTGAGATCCACATCGACCGGCCGGAAGGGCCCGTCGCCCGGCTGAGTATTCCCGGGCAGCCGACCCGGGTCCTCGCCCTGAAAGTACGGAGCACGGCGGAGCTCATCGCCGAGGAACTGCGCCGGCTCGACCCGGACGAGGCATACGCCGCGGCACTGCACGCCGCTGTCACCGCGCCCGCGCCGGAAAAGGCCGCGGACACCATGTGA
- a CDS encoding type A2 lantipeptide — protein MSFVPTQEIADSELDNVAGGLHSHTVDNVLAAADIIAPVSGTVATATGLVAGATGINAAAISGPAAGIVAGL, from the coding sequence ATGAGCTTCGTCCCCACCCAGGAGATCGCCGACTCCGAGCTCGACAACGTCGCGGGCGGCCTCCACAGCCACACGGTGGACAACGTCCTGGCCGCTGCTGACATCATCGCCCCGGTCTCCGGCACCGTCGCCACCGCCACCGGCCTCGTCGCCGGCGCCACCGGCATCAACGCCGCCGCCATCAGCGGCCCGGCCGCCGGCATCGTCGCGGGTCTCTAA